CGGTGCTGTCGCTGGACTACCGGCTCGCGCCGGAGCACAAATTCCCCGCCGCGGTGGACGATGCCTGGGCGGTGATGCGCTGGTTGCCGGGTGCGGCCGCGGCCCTGGGGCTGGACGGCAGCCGCATCGCCGTGGGCGGCGACAGCGCCGGCGGCACGCTGGCGGCGGTGTGTGCGCTGCACGCGCGCGATCTCGGGCAAGACCTGGCCCTGCAGCTGCTGATCACTCCCGGCACCTGCGCCCATGCCGACACGCCCTCGCACAAGCTGTTCGCCAACGGCTTCCTGCTCGACGCGGCGGCGATCGCCTGGTTCTTCGACCATTACATCGAGCACCATCACAAGCGCGACTGGCGCTTCGCACCCATGGAGGCGCCCGACCACAGCGGCCTGGCCCCGGCCTGCGTGATCCTGGCCGAATGCGATCCGCTGGTGGACGAGGGCGTCGCCTACGCCGACCTGCTGCGCGCCAATGGCGCTACGGTGCAGCTGGAGCTGTACCGCGGCGTGACCCATGATTTCATCAAGATGGGCCGCAGCATTCCCGAGGCCCTGCTGGCGCTGGACGCCTGCGCCCTGGCGCTGAAGGAGGCGCTTTTCAAGCCATGAACCGCAGCAACTTCCGTTTCTTCGAGCGCCTGCGCGTGCGCTGGGCCGAGATTGACGCCCAGCAAATCGTCTTCAACGGCCATTACCTGACCTACTTCGACACCGCCGTGGGCGGCTACTGGCGCGCCCTGGCGCTGCCCTATGCCGAAACCATGCAGTCGCTGGGCGGCGACCTGTTCGTGCGCAAGGCGACGCTGGAATACCTGGGCTCGGCGCGCTATGACGATCAGCTCGAGATCGGCGTGCGCTGCGAGCGCGTCGGCAACAGCTCCATGCTGGTGCAATGCGCGGTGTTCCGCGCCGACGAGCTGCTGGTGCATGGCGAGCTGATCTATGTGTTCGCCGACGCGCAGACCCAGACCCCCAAGCCGGTGCCCGAGACCCTGCGCCAGGCGCTCACCGGCTTCGAGGCTGGCGCGGCCATGGTCGAAGTGCATGTCGGCGCCTGGTCGGAGCTGGGCACCGACGCCAGCCGGATTCGCCAGGCGGTGTTCGTCGACGAACAGAAGATCCCGGCCGAGATGGAATGGGACGCCGGCGACGCCAGCTGCCTGCATGCGGTGGCCTACAACCGCCTTGGCAAGGCCCTGGCCACGGGCCGACTGCTGGAGCATGTGCCGGGCGTGGCCAAGATCGGCCGCATGGCGGTGCTGCGGCCGATGCGCGGCGGCCAGGTCGGGCGCCAGGTGCTGGAAGCGCTGATGGCGGCCGGCCGCGAGCGCGGCTACCGCGAGGTGCTGCTGCACGCGCAGCTCAGCGCCGCCGGTTTCTACACCCGTGCCGGCTTTGTGCAGCGCGGCCCGGTGTTCGAGGAGGCCGGCATCGGCCATGTGGAGATGGTGCGCGACCTTTGACCTTTGTCGTTCATGCGCTTCCATGTGTCGCGCAACGGGCCCAAACTGGGCTTGGTCGGGCACGCCCCCAGTTCGGGGAT
This portion of the Paucibacter sediminis genome encodes:
- a CDS encoding alpha/beta hydrolase; the encoded protein is MAGVLTRIHRANRPAFHSLTPKQARIGYLMGAEILDLPRAPLPRVENLSVPGAEGPLAARLYAPKTAEEARLPVLLYLHGGGFTIGSLETHDSLCRQLALRSGAAVLSLDYRLAPEHKFPAAVDDAWAVMRWLPGAAAALGLDGSRIAVGGDSAGGTLAAVCALHARDLGQDLALQLLITPGTCAHADTPSHKLFANGFLLDAAAIAWFFDHYIEHHHKRDWRFAPMEAPDHSGLAPACVILAECDPLVDEGVAYADLLRANGATVQLELYRGVTHDFIKMGRSIPEALLALDACALALKEALFKP
- a CDS encoding YbgC/FadM family acyl-CoA thioesterase — its product is MNRSNFRFFERLRVRWAEIDAQQIVFNGHYLTYFDTAVGGYWRALALPYAETMQSLGGDLFVRKATLEYLGSARYDDQLEIGVRCERVGNSSMLVQCAVFRADELLVHGELIYVFADAQTQTPKPVPETLRQALTGFEAGAAMVEVHVGAWSELGTDASRIRQAVFVDEQKIPAEMEWDAGDASCLHAVAYNRLGKALATGRLLEHVPGVAKIGRMAVLRPMRGGQVGRQVLEALMAAGRERGYREVLLHAQLSAAGFYTRAGFVQRGPVFEEAGIGHVEMVRDL